The genomic region TAATTACTTTTTGAGTTATATCCCGATAATATGATAACTTTTACGCTTGGGTTTATCTTTCTCAATTGAGTAAACACCCATTGCCCTGACCTCTTTGGCATTATTATGTCAAGTATCACTATATCGATTTTTTCCCAGGAGTGCCGGTATTTCTTTACTGCATCTACAGGATCGTTTGAGGTAATTAACCCAAATCCTCTGCTTGGGAATATTTTTGTGCATAAATCGAGTATATAGCTTTCATCTTCAATCACCATTACGTTAGGTTTTTTGGATTTACTTCGTATCCCCGTATATACTTGCTGAGTTTTGGTTTCAGAATCATTTTCAGTGACTGTTTTTTCCTGAGTTGCAGGGAGGTAAATTGTGAATGTAGAACCTTTCCCGGGTGCTGAGTTGACTTCTATATGGCCGTGATGTTTCTTTATAATACTGTAAACCAAAGATAAACCCAGCCCGACACCGTACCCGATGTCTTTAGTGGTAAAGAATGGTTCAAAAATGCGGTCTATTATGTCGCGTGTCATGCCTTTGCCTGTATCGGTGATATCTATCTGTACATAAACATCACTATGATGTTCTTTAGTGTGTTGTAATGCTACTGGCACAGAACGTAAGGTTATTTTTGATGTTCGTATATTGAGTTTACCTCCGGAAAGCATGCTGTTTTGTGAATTTATACAGATGTTTAGCAATGCTTGTTCTAAGAGGACTTCGTTGCCAATTACAATTGCCGGTGTTTGGTCCAGGTTGAGTTTTATATCAATATTTTTGTTTATACTGTGAGATAAGAGCCTGTTGAGTTTGATAATGAGATAATTAGTGTCGAATGGTTTCATCGTTTCAGGTTTATCGGATTGTTGGCGTGCAAAATCGAGTAATTGGCGTGAGAGATGAGATGCTTGCTGGGAAAGTTTGATTATAATATCGACACATTCTTTTATATTACCATCAATCGTTGCTGTTTTCAGGATAAACTGTGCGTTTCCCAAAATGCCTGTAAGGAGGTTATTGAAATCATGCGAGATTCCACCTGCCAGGCGGCCGATAGCTTCCATTTTTTGTGATTGGAATAATAGGTTTTGGAGTTCATTTTTCTCTCTGGTATTGTCGTGTTCCTTGCTCATATCAGTGATTATATTGCAGTTGGTTATTATCTCATTAGTGCTCTTATCGCGGAGAACAAAACACATGTTGTATCCTGGGAAAGTTGAACCATCTTTTTTACGCATTAGTATTTCACCTGCCCAGTTGCCTTTTTCCATTTCAGGATAAATGTTATTTTCAAAACGTTTGTATTCACTCGGCGATATAAGATCTGCGCATCGTAATTTTAATATTTCCATTTTGTTATAACCAAATAATTTTAAAGTATGTGTGTTTACATAATTTATATTATGTCGTGTGTTAGAAAAAATTACGCCCAGCGGTGCTGTCTCAACGATATTACGGTATTTGAGTAGTTCAGTTTCCATTAGTCTGTGAGATGTAATATCCATACTTATACCCGAAACGGAGAATGTATGGTTGTTCAAGTGAGCCGGATTAAGTGCTGTTTCAAAATACAGGACATTGCCTTTTTTGGTTAACCACCGGAATTCAATATTGTGTGAAGTATGCGAGCTTAGAACTTTATTGAAAACGAGTAAAAAAGCTTTACGGTCATCAGGGTGTAGGAATGACGTAAACTTTTTTCCTTTGATTAATTCCGGAGTATAGCCTGTTTTTATGTTAGTTTGGTTACAAAAAGTTATGTTACAACGGGGATTTAATGCAAAAACAAAACTGTTTGTGTGTTCTACCAGTAGACGGTACTTGGATTCAGAATCACGGAATTTGTTTAATAATTCAATACGTTCGGTTATATCTGTTCCGATCGAAATAACTTCTTTGACCTTGCCTTCTTCATAGATAACGGAATTGCTCCATAAAATTGTACGCTCGTCACCGTTTTTGCATAAAATCGGGTTCTCATATGATTTGGGGAACTTTTTACGGATATTCTCTGATTTCGGGTCAAGTTTCAAAAGTGCTGTGAATACTTTATAAACTTTATCACGTAATATTCTGGGTATAAAAATAGAGAAATACTTTTTACCAATGATTTCTTCGCGTTTATAACCTGTTATATCCTCAGCTGCGGAGTTGAACATTGTGATATTCGTTTTGCAGTCCATTCCTACTACGATAAGCGGTGTTAATTCAATTATTTCTTCCAGATGGTTGCGTTGTTCTACTATTGAATTCATAAGTTTTGCGTTGTTGCCTATGTTATTTAACGTTTCTTCAAAGTTATACAATGGGGTTACAACCTTTGAGTATTGATTAGGTTTAATATAATTGGTATTAGGATACATTTCGATGCCCGTAATGATATGTTCGTGTGTGCGTAGTGCTTCAAATAAGAGATCGGGACGCATATGTTTCCTGTCATACTGGCAAATCATCGATGTGTTTTTTTGTTCAAGCAATTCTGAGATAACGTTCTCGCGGTGAGATATTGTTGTCTTGCTTATATTATCAAAAATATCGTTGTCTACCTCAAATATAATGAAAGTTCCTCTATATTTGTTATACATGCTGCGCTTTAATAAGACAGAAATAAATTTTTGTACCTTGGGAGGATCAAATTTGTTGTTGCGTATATAAAATCTATTTGAGGGCATGATTACAAGTTGGCCGTTGGCAAGTGAAGCAGATAACATAGGGCATGTTTTATTGAGTTGTGATTTCAAAACTGATATTTTTTCGCTTTTCAGGATAACGATACATTTGAAATCGTTGCTCAGGCCATATGTAAAATATTTGGTTATAAGTTTTATTTGTTCGTTTAAGGTTGAATAAAAATGTACGGCATGAGAATGTTTTACATTTTCATCTGGAAACTTTCCATACGGCATTAATGCTTTTTTCATGTAGTTATCCTTTTGCCAAATATATTGATTATTTTTATATATGAAGATAGTCTTTATATGTATAAAATGATATATAAATTTGATTAGGGTTGTCAAGAACATTTAATAAATATCATTGCCGTCGTGTCTATAAAATTAGCAGGTATATATATAGTATAGATAATAGTTAATTTGCTATAATTAACTATTATAATAAATGTCACATACATTAGAGAAAGGTGTTATACAATGCCAGCAGTTTTGATTGATGGGGAGAGCGTAGCTGCTAAAATTAAAAAGGAATTAATTGTTAAGATAAATGAATTAAAGGCCTCACGGAAAAAAGGCCCATTGCTAGCAGCCGTACAGATAGGTGAAAACCCTGCGTCAATGGTGTATATCAAAAACCAGCAGAAAAGTTGTGAGGAAGTAGGGATTGAGTATAAGCTTCATTCATTACCCGCAGAGAGTACAGAGAAACAGGTTGTTGAATACATTCAGGGTTTAAACGTAATAGATGAAATATCGGGTATTATACTACAGATGCCGTTGCCTTCAGGGATGGATACTGCTAAAGTTCAACAGGTTATTGCAGCTGAAAAAGATGTTGAAGGCGTAACTTACGCAAATATGGGAAGATTGTTGTTTGGCAACGCTGCAATTGCGCCTTGTACTGCAATGGCAGTCATTGAACTAATTAATTCTCTGGGTATTCCGTTGAAGGGAAAAGAAGCTGTGGTTGTCGGGCATAGCGCAATTGTAGGAAAACCAGCGGCATTGTTTTTGTTGTCCTCCGCAACGGAATCTGCTACCACTACGGTATGCCACATAGCAACAGTTGGGTTAAAACAGCATACTTTGCGTGCAGATATTCTCATAGTAGCTTGCGGGAAGGTTGGTTTGATTAGAAAAGATATGGTGAAACCCGGGGCGATAGTTATTGACGTTGGAATTAACCGTATTCCTGTACTTGATGAAAAAGGAAATACTGTACTTAACGAAAAAGGTAAACCTAAGATGAAAACGGTTGGGGATGTTGAATTTGATGAAGTCAAAAATGTAGCTGGATATATTACCCCTGTACCGGGTGGAGTGGGGCCGGTAACTACGGTCTTATTGCTGAGAAATACAGTAGAATTATTTCAGCAACAAGAATTTGTTGGAAAGTAGGAAGCGTACATGGCAGTTGTTACATCTAATATTACTGTAGATACTAAAGGAGAGGTGGATATCATAAATATCACCGCTGAGGTTAGCGACAATATTAAAAGTTCAGGTATAAAAAATGGTACTGTAACAGTGTTTATCCCGGGAGCTACAGGTGCGGTGACAACCATTGAATACGAACCGGGGTTGGTGTCTGATTTTAAGAAGTTGATGGAACGGGTTGCACCAAAAAACGGGCAGGAGTATCAGCATAATGTTACTCATTCTGATCGTAATGCGCATTCGCATCTGCGTGCATCATTGATTGGGCCGGGATTAACGGTTCCAATAGTTGATTCTGAATTGGTACTAGGCGTGTGGCAGCAGATCGTGTTTGTTGATATGGACAACCGTGAAAGAAAACGTCAAATTGTTACACAAATAATTGGTGAAAAGTGAATTAAATATTATTAATAAAATTATAAAGAGAGGCGGATAGTATTATGGATAATGTAGTAGATTTTTTAAAAAAAAGCGGTGCTTTTCCAGGATTGAAAGAAAATGATTTGATATTGTTAGCGTCAATAACTAATATTGAAAATTATGAAGCCGGGAAGTTGTTGTTTAAGGAGAACGATCCAGGTGATTCAATGTTTATTATTGCGGCGGGTAGTATAAAGATATGGAAGGATATGAATCCCGGACGGAAAACAATAACTTCACTTTCACAAAATGAACTTCTTGGCGAATTGTCTATGATAGATGCGGAACCAAGGTCGGCAACTGCGGAAGCGGTAGTTGCAACTCAAGTGATTAAAATTATGGCAAGTGATTTGAATTTGTTAATTGATAAAACACCGGTCTTTGGTGTGCATTTTCTGAGAATGATGACCTTATCGCTTAGCCGTAGGTTAAGAAATACAACGCAGCAGTTAAGAAAACAAGTGGTGTTTGGTTAATACAAAGCAGGGGACATGGGACATTCAATTATTCAGGTAGCTTTAGATTTTGTTGATACTCACCGTGCACTGAAGCTTGCGGAAGAAATTGACGGTGCTGGTATTGACTGGTTGGAAGCCGGAACGCCGTTGATCAAAAGTGCTGGGTTGGATATAATTCGTGCTTTACACAAAAAGTTTCCGCAAAAATGTATTGTTGCTGACCTAAAAATTATGGATGTAGGGCGGATAGAAGTCGAGATGGCAGTAAAAGCCGGAGCGGGCGTAGTTACAGTGCTGGGCTGTGCTAGCGATGAAACAATCAAAGAAAGTGTTAATGCCGGCCGTAATTACGGTGCTAAAGTTATGGCTGATATGATTGAAGTTAAGGATATT from Elusimicrobiota bacterium harbors:
- a CDS encoding PAS domain S-box protein → MKKALMPYGKFPDENVKHSHAVHFYSTLNEQIKLITKYFTYGLSNDFKCIVILKSEKISVLKSQLNKTCPMLSASLANGQLVIMPSNRFYIRNNKFDPPKVQKFISVLLKRSMYNKYRGTFIIFEVDNDIFDNISKTTISHRENVISELLEQKNTSMICQYDRKHMRPDLLFEALRTHEHIITGIEMYPNTNYIKPNQYSKVVTPLYNFEETLNNIGNNAKLMNSIVEQRNHLEEIIELTPLIVVGMDCKTNITMFNSAAEDITGYKREEIIGKKYFSIFIPRILRDKVYKVFTALLKLDPKSENIRKKFPKSYENPILCKNGDERTILWSNSVIYEEGKVKEVISIGTDITERIELLNKFRDSESKYRLLVEHTNSFVFALNPRCNITFCNQTNIKTGYTPELIKGKKFTSFLHPDDRKAFLLVFNKVLSSHTSHNIEFRWLTKKGNVLYFETALNPAHLNNHTFSVSGISMDITSHRLMETELLKYRNIVETAPLGVIFSNTRHNINYVNTHTLKLFGYNKMEILKLRCADLISPSEYKRFENNIYPEMEKGNWAGEILMRKKDGSTFPGYNMCFVLRDKSTNEIITNCNIITDMSKEHDNTREKNELQNLLFQSQKMEAIGRLAGGISHDFNNLLTGILGNAQFILKTATIDGNIKECVDIIIKLSQQASHLSRQLLDFARQQSDKPETMKPFDTNYLIIKLNRLLSHSINKNIDIKLNLDQTPAIVIGNEVLLEQALLNICINSQNSMLSGGKLNIRTSKITLRSVPVALQHTKEHHSDVYVQIDITDTGKGMTRDIIDRIFEPFFTTKDIGYGVGLGLSLVYSIIKKHHGHIEVNSAPGKGSTFTIYLPATQEKTVTENDSETKTQQVYTGIRSKSKKPNVMVIEDESYILDLCTKIFPSRGFGLITSNDPVDAVKKYRHSWEKIDIVILDIIMPKRSGQWVFTQLRKINPSVKVIILSGYNSKSNYINWIQKNKVPFISKPFDIDEMINKIQSIIG
- a CDS encoding bifunctional 5,10-methylenetetrahydrofolate dehydrogenase/5,10-methenyltetrahydrofolate cyclohydrolase; translated protein: MPAVLIDGESVAAKIKKELIVKINELKASRKKGPLLAAVQIGENPASMVYIKNQQKSCEEVGIEYKLHSLPAESTEKQVVEYIQGLNVIDEISGIILQMPLPSGMDTAKVQQVIAAEKDVEGVTYANMGRLLFGNAAIAPCTAMAVIELINSLGIPLKGKEAVVVGHSAIVGKPAALFLLSSATESATTTVCHIATVGLKQHTLRADILIVACGKVGLIRKDMVKPGAIVIDVGINRIPVLDEKGNTVLNEKGKPKMKTVGDVEFDEVKNVAGYITPVPGGVGPVTTVLLLRNTVELFQQQEFVGK
- a CDS encoding secondary thiamine-phosphate synthase enzyme YjbQ, with translation MAVVTSNITVDTKGEVDIINITAEVSDNIKSSGIKNGTVTVFIPGATGAVTTIEYEPGLVSDFKKLMERVAPKNGQEYQHNVTHSDRNAHSHLRASLIGPGLTVPIVDSELVLGVWQQIVFVDMDNRERKRQIVTQIIGEK
- a CDS encoding cyclic nucleotide-binding domain-containing protein — protein: MDNVVDFLKKSGAFPGLKENDLILLASITNIENYEAGKLLFKENDPGDSMFIIAAGSIKIWKDMNPGRKTITSLSQNELLGELSMIDAEPRSATAEAVVATQVIKIMASDLNLLIDKTPVFGVHFLRMMTLSLSRRLRNTTQQLRKQVVFG